The sequence CCATTTTCAAACCTTGCCACCACAAAGTCTGTTTTCAAGCTGGGAAGAAGGTAAAGTTTGTGCCAGGTCAGTGGCTTGGAAAGGATATAATTTCAAAATGCTGAGCTCCAGAGCATTTCTGTTGCAGGTGTGTTTGAGTCTGGTGGTTTCTACTGGCTCCTGTACCTGTAAACCTCTCAATAATGACATCCAAAACGATGACCTTGATGGATTCTACTcccagatgtcagaggaggacCTTCTGGAGGAGGAAGATACAGACTCGAGGATGGAGAACCTCCTGGGAACCATAAAGGAAGGCTTTTTGAGGAAACTCAACCTGTCAGATGTTCCTCAGGAACACAGCAAGATCTACCCTCCTCAGTTCATGATGGAGCTCTACAACAAGTACGCCTCGGACAGCTCGGCAATCCCTCAGTCTGATGTCATACGAAGTTTCACTGTCCAAGGTATGTGAAAAGTATTTAACTTGTCAAGAGAGTAGCAAGATAATTTTCTGTCTAGTTGAAGGGTGAGAGATATTCCCAGGTAATTCACACATAAAGCTCtaaagcagtggttctcaacctttTTGATTCTTAAATCTTTCCCACAAATGgccaaacagaaacatacagaaTAGTGATTCACTCTCATTACATTAAAGTTGAACTTAAATTTGAATTCTCCTCATTCTTTATGTAATAAAATTTTAACTAAAATGTAAACTGTTTGTGGACATGGTGAAGACAGTGTCTAAGCTTCAGGCCTGGAGTTTCCTATGGCAGCGTTTgacatttaatgatttaatggcTAGTGTTGCTAGGGGGACACACCGTCAATTTCCATCGAGTGCTACCAACTGGAGCATGTCACAGCTATGTATATCCCACAAACACTGATATAAGATTGTTTTTGCCACTTGTTCAACAAGCCCACATAGCATGTGTATTGTTAGTGATTGAAGAAATGTGCCCTTTACAAAGTTCAGCATTTGGGGGACCCATCAACAAGAAGTTGCTCTTGGTTCATGTTATTTCAACATGTGCTTGGCAGCTCCAGATTggccagtgttgtttttgtcattcattatagaaagaaaaatgtgagtcAGCACCTTTTACATTACTCGACATAGAGTAACAAATGTACAGACTACAGGTGGAGTCACAAAGCAATGGGTTAGTGTCCATCATGACAAGAGATATACTGCACACTGATTTCTAAGTTCAGTTTGACTTCAATGTATGTAAGTGTATGTTATACAGTGTAGTGCATGTTAGCTGCTTTTACAGATAAACTCTCTAATCTCTTTGTATCTGTACAACAGATATCGCTCTCTTACTGACAAATGGCACAAAGTCAAAACACAGTCTGCAGTTCAACTTCAGCATCCCCAACCATGAAAAGATCACCACGGCTGAActgcagctcttcttcttcccagATGTCAGGTCAAGCCTGACCTCCCACAGTTTCAAGGCCACAGTCAAAGTTTATGAAGTGGATCACAATGATTTGACATCCACAACCCAACTACTGATTGGCAAAGAGGTGACAGGCTCTCAGAGTATGTGGACGACATTTGATGTGACCACGGCTATTCAGAGCTGGATCAAGTCAGGAAATGGAGCAACTGTTTTTGATGTAGTGGTGGACAAGAAGGACTGTGGGGCTTCTGATAGCGGAGAGGAAAGAGCAGGCTGTTTAAATTTGAGCGTGTCTGTTGGAGATAACACTTCTGCAGCTTTAATAGTCTTCTCAAACGACgtgggaggcaggaggagggagacaaagaaggAGTTAAGAGAGATGATCCTCCATGAAGAAGAAACCATCTTACACTCGGGTGCcgactggaacagaggagtgcaACTTCCAAATGAAATCCCAGAATCTCAGCATCCACGGAGGAacaaaagaaaggcagagagggaaTACTGCCGGCGGACCTCACTCAAGGTCAACTTTAAAGACATCGGCTGGGACAGCTGGATTGTGGCGCCTCCAGAATATGACGCCTTCGAATGTCGAGGCATGTGTTACCACCCGCTCACAGATGAATCCACCCCGTCCAAACACGCCCTCATCCAGACACTAATCAACATCAGGGACCCCAAGAAGGCCAACATGGCATGCTGCGTCCCCATCAAATTGGACCCCATCACAGTCATGTATCGGGAGAACGGACGTCTGACTATAAGATACCTGTATGAGGAGATGAAGGTGGCAGAGTGTGGCTGCAGGTAGTTGAAGATGGTCAGTTTGCTTTGGTGGTAGCACAGATGATTCTAATGGTTCTAATGCTACATTTTATTCAAGTCAATCTGATGTTCACAGGTGATAAGTTGTACAACAAAAAAATAGAATGAAGGTGCTTTGTTGAAATTAAATATATGGTACATATATTTTAAACTGTAGCCATGAAATAACGCTAAGTAGCATTTACAGTTTATGCTATTCCAAAACTCCAAAATAGTGAAAGAACTTAAATGCAGCATAACAGAAGAACCACCAAGAGGTCAATTAtacctctttttctgttttccagtgtCTATGCCTGTGCCGAAATCCTATTTAGAACCAGAAAACCTAAAGGAAACATTGACCAGTTGACATTTAATAGCATGGCATTTAATCACAGCTATTCATCTGCTAATGTGCTAGACATAATGTAAATCTGTACATTACTATTTCTAGTGTCATTTGTTTAtgttaatatatattttgttgcAGTTTGCAAATTACTGCCACACAGATTTGTACAGAAGGCTCAGCTTATACAATGGTCAGCTTAGTTTATGCATGCTACattgctgctgttgcttctaTCATCAGCCTAGAAAGCTCTATATTGCTATGCAGGGCAGCTGTAGAAAACGACTACACATGACATGACTGCAAGGTCTGTATTAATCTATACAAGgctgacattttttaatgaaagttATTCCAAATTTGGTGGAAACAGTTTAACCATACATTTTCACTACATTTGCCAAATCTATAATATAATCTGCCTGTTTGTAAGAGCTGCTGATGCTAAAATAGCTCAATCCATTTAACTTAAAGTGGAAAGTTTTTACTGTACTTTATGTCTCACGATGTCTACATTTTGGTTTTGAGGCTTTCCAAccttgaaatgaataaataaaaatcttggGGATATTCTGTGTCACAAAGTGAAATTAATTTTACTTACTAAGATCATCTATACAGCTCATCCTGCATTTACTGCATTTCATAATGTTTTGGCGTGACTTTTTCTGTTCCTATCCTTTTAACCTCTGGTGGTTATTATGCAGTAGTGTACAAAGAGACATGAAACTCAATAATAGATCGCTCACCAAATACAACTTTTCAACATATTTTTGGattaaataattatttgcaACAAATCTTTCAACTTAAATGACTGTATAGGTTATTGACTCATCGAAGCATACCAGTAACAGACATACCAGACTCTCCTCGTCACAGTAACAGTATTTAACACGCAGTTAAGGATGTGACCTGTGAATTTCCCCACATGGCAGGAACATGTAATATTGtaactgctgttgtttgtgttagaGGACAATCAAATCACAGTTTTCACATGAAGGAAACAACATGTACGTAGTCCATATCTTCTAAATCTTTTGCTAAAATATAAGTGAAATACTaggtaaaaaggaaaataaaactatGGCAAAGTCAACCGCCAGTCCAAGTCTTTTTCATCTTATTGCGAAGTGTTGGCTGTGTAACTACTCGAAGTCAGTGACACAACCTTATCAGAGCTGGGGACAAGTTCATGTACGTCCTGGGTGACCTCAAATTGCTTGTGCCTCAAAATAGTACAAATAACAAGGAAAGCATTCTccattttaatgtctttggCATGCCAAGAAAATAATTGGCTCAGCTGACCTTTGCCCCATAAGATGTTCTTCCAGTGGTCATCAACAGCATGTGAAAACCAagccattttaaatgtttttaccaCATAATAATGTGAAGAATGAGTTAAACCTTTCACCTCCAGTGACTGACAATTTAATTTGGTCACTAGAGGGCAGCACAGCAAGTCATAAACAGGACACTGATATTTGTTGGTGAATGTAAGTTCAGTATTCATACTGGTTTTgggtctgtttttatttctatcaACTCCTGAAATATTTGTCTCTGCTAAATGTCCCAATATATTCATCAGCAAGTTGCCAAtgcctctgtctgctgtttggtggcAGGCTTGTTTTTTAGCTAAAACAGCCGACTGTTGTGTTAACTCTTGTCAAGCatgtatttattaattcatGAACATAGTCTTTATGTTGATATCTAAGCAGGCTAAATAGCTTACTGGGCTGTTTACTACATATATATAGCTGTAGTTAATCAATGAGAATTTATAAGCTTCTAGAGCAGTCTTGTCTTCCGAGAATATTTGTACAATTTACATTTCACACATGAATTTTAAGTTGCAATTGTATTTTAAGCAAGTTAGCATTTAGGGATTCCCAAGCAGTTCTTAAATTTGACACATGAGGACAAAGTGTGACAGAACTCAGTGTTTCAAAAGTCTTGATTAGCATCCTGGGAATTGGCAGAGAGGGGATTGAGTTGTGTAATGTGTGGGGGCGGCATTAAAAGTTAAGACGTTAAGATTAGCCGAGCACAAAAATGTCTGGATCAGGGTCTTACAAGGTCCTGCACTGAAATCATTATTCACAACATTTTTCATGatactttcatttttacactatgaaaatgtcacctctgattaaaaaaaaaaaaaaaaaaaaactaaccaaGAAAAACAATACTGTAAAGCAAGGCAATAGCAAGAGAGACGTAAGCTCGGCCCAGATAAAAAACTTTCCAATCAACCTTTTGTACCTATAACCAAAGCGTGGGTGTATTTTTTCACCATTCTGATCCTGCATGTGTTTTTAAGACGGCTTTGCCATGTGTCCACAAACTGTGTAATCATGTCACCAGTGAAGTGACCCAGACATGACCCGTAAAGCTACCACTGGCACCAAAATACACCACCATAAGCTTTCATAACaagggagagagaatgagagggagggggaaaagaCAGTGAGAGTTTCTGATCTGGCTTTTGCACCCAGCTGTCCACCCTCAAGATATTTCTTACCTGTCCCTTAcccattttctctttaaaaagaaattccAGGTGGTATGTTATAATCTCTGGGGAATTTGGTAAATGATGCAGACTGTAATTCAAGGCCAAACAAGCCTACAGTGTAACTTTACTAAGTATTAGTAAATTGTGTCAGTTACACTAGGTGCCTTCggcaaagacaaagcaaatTTAAGAACATTAAAGGGAGTACCCAAACATgtattgtgtttctgtgagaaAAGGTACGAAACTGCATATCTCCCATTTGCCATTTTTTATTGTGCCTGCTATTGTCGGCTGGCTGATGCACCACAGATAATGCGATTAAAGGTTTATTGGGAACAAAAGCCTCTTATGTTGATGTCGTTGTTCTCCAAAAAAACCTATCACTATGACAATGTTCCCTCCTACAAAAACCACCGTCTctcaacacagacaaatgaaCTAACACAAGAGTGAAAGGGAAGACAGAGTAGTTCTCTTTCCATGAGTAATGATGAAGACAATGGTGATGGCGCCACACACACCACTACTGCTATTGATGATTCTCCTGTGCACTTTCTCTGCCAACTCATCATTCCAGCCCGCCTTGGTATTAGAAATGGCCAAGATTCTGCTGGAAAACTACTGCTTCCCTGAGAACCTGGTTGGGATGCAGGAGGCCATCCAGCAAGCAATCAACAGTGGAGAAATCCTGCAGATTTCAGACAGGAAGACCCTGGCAGCTGTGCTCACAGTTGGAGTACA comes from Toxotes jaculatrix isolate fToxJac2 chromosome 21, fToxJac2.pri, whole genome shotgun sequence and encodes:
- the gdf2 gene encoding growth/differentiation factor 2 gives rise to the protein MLSSRAFLLQVCLSLVVSTGSCTCKPLNNDIQNDDLDGFYSQMSEEDLLEEEDTDSRMENLLGTIKEGFLRKLNLSDVPQEHSKIYPPQFMMELYNKYASDSSAIPQSDVIRSFTVQDIALLLTNGTKSKHSLQFNFSIPNHEKITTAELQLFFFPDVRSSLTSHSFKATVKVYEVDHNDLTSTTQLLIGKEVTGSQSMWTTFDVTTAIQSWIKSGNGATVFDVVVDKKDCGASDSGEERAGCLNLSVSVGDNTSAALIVFSNDVGGRRRETKKELREMILHEEETILHSGADWNRGVQLPNEIPESQHPRRNKRKAEREYCRRTSLKVNFKDIGWDSWIVAPPEYDAFECRGMCYHPLTDESTPSKHALIQTLINIRDPKKANMACCVPIKLDPITVMYRENGRLTIRYLYEEMKVAECGCR